The sequence below is a genomic window from Actinomycetes bacterium.
TCGACGCGTGCGCGCTGGTCTACCGCGAGCCGCAGCTGGCCCGCGCCGCGCACACCCAGACCGCGGGCTACCTCGAGGTGATCAACAAGGCCGAGGATGAGTGGAACCCCTCCGACTACGCGATCCACCTGTCCCGGCGGGCCCGCGGGCTGCCGTTCTGGTTCTCGTTGGCCACGCACGGCAGCGACGCCTACGCGGCCGCGGTCGAGCAGACCCTGGCGGTGGCCCGGGCCGCGGCCGACGAGGTGCGGGCGCGCGGCTACGTCGAGCTGGTGCGCGAGCCGGACCTGTCCGTGGTGGTGTTCCGACGGCTGGGCTGGACGGCGCGGCAGTACTACGACTGGTCGGACCGGCTGATGAAGGCGAACTACGCCTTCGTCACGCCGACCACGCACGCGGGGGAGACGGTGACCCGGTTCGCGGTGGTCAACCCGCGGACGTCGGTGAGCGACATCCAGGGCATCCTCGACACGATGGCCTGACCCTCGGCGGTCAGCCTCGCGGGGGCAGCTCGCCGGAGCCGCGCGGCACCAGGCGGGTCGGCACCACCCGGGTGGTGGTCGGGTCGGTGTCGCCGTCGATGCGGGCGAACAGCAGCCGCGCAGCCAGGGTGCCCATGGCCGCCGGGTCCTGCGCGACGACGGTCACCGCCGGCTCGAGCAGGTCGGCCAGCGGGAAGTCGTCGAAGCCGACCAGGGCGACCTCGTGCTGCCGGCCGAGCCGGCGCAGCGCCCGGATCGCGCCGATCGTCACCAGGTTCTGCCCGGCGAACAGCGCGGTCGGCGGGTGTCTGCGGCCCAGCAGCGCCAGCGCCGCGGACTCCGCCTGCTCGACGGTGCGCAGGTCGGAGCGCACGAGGTCCGGCCGGTCGGCCAGGCCCGCGGCGGCCAGGGCGTCGCGGTAGCCCTGCAGCCGGTCCTGGGCGGTCGTGATCGTGGCCAGGTCGCCCAGGAAGCCGATCCGCCGGTGCCCGTGCCCGACCAGGTGGCGGACCCCGTTCGCCGCGCCGGCCCGCCCGTCGGCGAGCACGGCGTCGGCGTCCAGCAGCACCGGGGGCCGGTCCACGAAGACCAGCGCCGTGCCGGCCCGCTGCTCCGCGCGCAGGTAGCCGTGGTCGTGGCTGGCCGGGACGACGATCAGCCCGTCCACCCGCCGGGTGGCGAACGCGCCGGCCAGCCGGACCTCGCGGTCGGGGTCCTCGTCCAGGCTGGCGGCCAGCACGGCGACGCCCCGCGCGACGGCGACATCCTCGACGGCTCGGTGCAGCGCCGAGGAGAACGGGTTGGCGACGTCCGGCAGCAGCAGGCCGATGGTCGCCGTCCGCCCGCCGGAACGGCGCAGGCTGCTGGCCCCGAGGTTGGGCCGGTACTGCAGCCGCTCGGCTGCGGCCCGCACCTTGCGGGCCAGCGGCTCGGTCACCCCCGGCTCGCCGTTGACGACCCGGGACACGGTCTTGAGGCTGACCCCGGCCAGGGCCGCAACGTCGCGCATGGTGGCCCGCGGCTGCGCTGGGCCGTCGTCCGAGCCAGATAACGATGTCATGTCGGAGCCGACCCTAGTCGGGACAGCCATTGACGAGAGGGAGAACGTCGTCCATGCTCGCTCTGACAACGTTGTCAGACTGGACCTCGTGCGGGCGGGCTGGAGACGGACATGGCGGAGCGGGCAGCGGGGCCGCAGGGCACGAGTCCCGGACGGGCGCGGGGGTCCCGGCTGGTCGCCCTGATCGTCCCCGGGCTGACCAAGCCGATCGCGTTCGCCCGGGCGGTCGACGACGGTCTGGCCCAGCACGGGTACACGTTGGTGCTGTGCACCCCGACACCGGGCGGGGCCACCGAGGACGACTTCGTCGACGTGCTGCTCGACCGCGGGGTCACCGGGCTGGTCTTCGTCGCCGGTCGCCACGCCGACTCGACGGCCGACCACGGGCGCTACCGGCAGCTGGCCGGGCGCGGGCTGCCGCTGGTCCTGGTCAACGGCTTCCTGCCCGACCTGGACGCGACGTTTCTGTCCACCGACGACGAGCTGGCCATGGACATGGCGGTGCAGCACCTGGCCGCGCTGGGGCACACGACGCTCGGCCTGGTGGTCGGGCCGCGACGGCTGCTGCAGGCCCGTGGCCAAGCGCTCGGCTTCACCCGGGCGGTGTCCGCCCGGCTGGGGGCGGCGCCGGACCCCGCGACGGCGCTGGTCGAGCACTCGGCGCTGTCGGTCGCGGCCGGCCAGCAGGCCGCCGACCGCCTGCTGGACCGGGGGGCGACCGCCCTCCTGTGCGGCTCCGACCTGGTCGCGCTCGGGGCGGTGCGCGCGGCACGCTGCAGGGGGCTGTCGGTGCCTGAGGACTTCTCGGTCGTGGGCTACGACGACAGTGCCGTCACCGCGTTCGTGGACCCACCGCTGACCGTGGTCCGCCCGCCGGCACCTGCCATGGGGGCGGCCGCCGTCACCGCACTGCTCGACCAGATCTCGGGTGTGCGGCTGACCGGGCGCGAGTACGTGTTCCGGCCCGAGCTGGTCGTCCGCGGCTCGACCGCGCGGCTGCGGCGAGGCGCCTGACCGCGGTCGACCGGGTCACCGGGACCAACCGGGATCAACTCGGCGGCCGAGCGCCGTACATGGAGTCGAACAGCGACCGGTACTTCACCTCCATGGTCCGCCGCTTGACCTTCATGCTGGGCGTCAGCTCGTCGTCCTCGACCGACAGGTCGTGGTCGAGGATCCGAAAGCCCTTGATGGTCTCCCAGCGGTTGAGCCGGCCGTTGAGCTCCTCGACGCAAGTCTGCACGTAGTCGTGGACCGCCGGGTCCGCCGCCAAGGTGGGGTAGTCGCTGGCCGTCCGGCCGTGCGCCGCACCCCACTGGGCCAGCGCGTCGGGGTCCAGCGCGATCAGGGCGGTCGCGTAGCTGCGCTGCTCGGCGTGCACGATCATCTGGCTGGCCAGCGGACAGACCGCCTTGAACGTGACCTCGATGGACTGCGGCGCGATGTACTTCCCACCGGAGGTCTTGATCAGGTCCTTCTTCCGGTCGGTGACCCGCAGCCGGCCCGCCGCGTCCAGCTCGCCGACGTCACCGGTGGCGAACCACCCGTCGGCCGACAGCACCTGGGCGGTCTCCTCGGGCAGGTTGTGGTAGCCGCGCATCACCAGGGGGCCGCGGATCAGCACCTCCCCGTCGTCCGCGATCTTGAGCTCGGAGCCGACCAGCGGCGGGCCGGTGAACCCGACCTTCGGGCGCTCGGGGTCACCGATGCAGGCCCCACCGCCGGTCTCGGTCAGCGCGTACCCCTCGATGACCACCAGCCCGGCCGCGAGGAACCAGGCGGCGATGTCCGCCGAGAGGGCGGCACTGCCGGAGACCATGAAGCGGATCCGCCCGCCCAGCCGGTCGCGGACCTTCGACAGCACCAGTCGGTCGGCCAGCGCGAACTGGGCCTTCGTGGCGAGGCTCGACGAGCGGCCCGCCAGCCGGTCCCGGGCCACCCGGTCGCCCACCCCGAACCCCCAGGTGAACAGCTTGAGCTTGATCCCGCCTTCTTCCTGGATCGTCTGCACGACCTTGGCGTGCACCTTCTCGTAGATCCGCGGTGGGCCCGCCATGAAGGTCGGCTGGATGACTGCCACGTTGTCGACGATCTTGTCGATGCGGCCGTCGACGGCGGTGGGGAAGCCGATCTGCAGCTGGACGGCGGCGAGCATCTTGCCGAACGAGTGCGACAGCGGCAGCCACAGGTACTGCAGGTCGTCCCGGCGCAGGATCTTGATGGCCTCGGCCCCGGCGCCCAGGTACGTCCAGCACCGGTGCGGCAGCTCGACGCCCTTGGGCCGGCCGGTGGTGCCGGAGGTGTAGATCAAGGTGGCCAGGTGCTCGGGCCGGACGGCGGCCACGGCGTCGTCGACCGACGTGGGGTGGTCGGTCAGCTGCTTGGCGCCCAGGGTCTCCAGGTCGGCCAGGCTGATGACCCACTCCCCGTCCGCCCGGCCGTCGAAGGTGACCACCCGGATCACCTCGGGCAAGTGGTCGCGCTGGGCGCGCAGCTTGGCGATCTGGTCGTCGTCCTCGGCGAAGATGATGCGCGAACCGCTGTCGGCCAGGATGTACGCGACGTCCTCACCGCCGGTGGTGGGGTAGACGGCGGTCGTGGCGGCGCCGGCGCACATGACCGCCAGGTCCGCGTACAGCCACTCGATCCGGGTGCCGGAGGCGATGGCGACCCGCTCCTCCGGCTGGATCCCCAGAGCCAGCAGGCCGGCCGCCAGGGTCTGGACCCGCTCCGCGGCCTGCGCCCAGCTGACCGACGTCCAGCCGGTGCTGGTGGGGAACCGGAACGCCTCGGCCCTGGGCGTGGCGGCCACCCGGTCGTAGAACAACCGCGCCAGCGAGTCTGCCGGCTTCGGGTAGGTGCTGGTGTCCAGGGTGCCCGTGGTCGTCGCCATTGCTCCTCCAGCCCCGTGCGGCCGCCTCTGCTGGCCGGGTCGGCCGCCCGATCCGTTCACTGCCTCCAGCGTTGCCCGCCGGCGGGTGCGTCGCCAGGGAAGTACGTCCCACGGCCCCGCCGGTGGTCACTAGCATCCGCCCGTGGAGCGTCCGCGGCGGGTGGCGCTGTCCTTGGGGGCGGGCGGGGCCCGCGGCTACGCCCACATCGGGGTACTTCAGGTGCTCCAGGAGCGCGGCTTCGAGGTCGTCGGCATCGCAGCGGCGTCCATGGGGGCGCTGGTGGGCGGTCTGCATGCGGCGGGTCGGCTCGGGGACTACGCCGACTGGGTGGTGACGCTGACCCAGATGCAGGTGGTGCGGATGCTCAACGTCTCGCGCGGCAGCGGCGGGGCGTTGCGCGCCGACCGGGTGCTCGCGCGCGTGAACGAGCTGCTCGACGGCGTGGCGATCGAGAGCCTCCCGATCCCGTACACCGCCGTCGCCACCGACCTGTTCGCGCGAAGGCCCGTGTGGTTCCAGCGCGGGCCGCTGGACGTCGCGGTTCGCGCGTCGATCGCTATCCCTGGGATGTTCAGCCCGGTCGTGGTCGACGGCCGGGTCCTGGTGGACGGCGGTCTGATGGATCCGATGCCGGTCACGCCGATCGCCGCCATCCCCTGCGACCTCACGGTGGCGGTCTCCTTGACCGGTGAGCGCAACCCGCACGCCGCCGTGGCACCCGCGGCCGAGGACGGGCTGATGGATGCGTGGGCGGCCAGGATCCGCCGGGGCACCTCGACGCTGCTGGAGAACGAGCTGCTGCGCTCGGTGGTGGGGCGGCTGGGTGCCGAGCCCGAGCCGGGGTCCGGCGGTGAGTCAGCGGAGGACGCGCAGGGCGAGGCGCTCCCGCCCGGACTCCGAGGATTCGACGTGATGACCCTGTCGCTCGAGGCGATGCAGGCCGTGATCGCCCGCTACCAGCTCGCCAGCTACCCACCCGACGTCCACGTCACGATCTCCAGGGACGCCTGCCGCAGCATCGACTTCCACCGGGGCGCCGAGATGATCGAGCTCGGCCGGGTGACGACCGAGGCGGCACTCGACGAGGCGGGGCTGGTCACCGCCTGAGCCGCAAGCCGGCCGGTGTCGCCCCAGACCCGGGGGGGAGATGACAGGTTGTCGTCCCTGGGCTCGTCCCGGCTACAGTCCCCCTGTTCCGCCGGCGTGGCGCAATTGGCAGCGCACCCGACTTGTAATCGGGAGGTTAGGGGTTCGATTCCCCTCGCCGGCTCCCC
It includes:
- a CDS encoding LacI family DNA-binding transcriptional regulator, which produces MTSLSGSDDGPAQPRATMRDVAALAGVSLKTVSRVVNGEPGVTEPLARKVRAAAERLQYRPNLGASSLRRSGGRTATIGLLLPDVANPFSSALHRAVEDVAVARGVAVLAASLDEDPDREVRLAGAFATRRVDGLIVVPASHDHGYLRAEQRAGTALVFVDRPPVLLDADAVLADGRAGAANGVRHLVGHGHRRIGFLGDLATITTAQDRLQGYRDALAAAGLADRPDLVRSDLRTVEQAESAALALLGRRHPPTALFAGQNLVTIGAIRALRRLGRQHEVALVGFDDFPLADLLEPAVTVVAQDPAAMGTLAARLLFARIDGDTDPTTTRVVPTRLVPRGSGELPPRG
- a CDS encoding substrate-binding domain-containing protein, translating into MAERAAGPQGTSPGRARGSRLVALIVPGLTKPIAFARAVDDGLAQHGYTLVLCTPTPGGATEDDFVDVLLDRGVTGLVFVAGRHADSTADHGRYRQLAGRGLPLVLVNGFLPDLDATFLSTDDELAMDMAVQHLAALGHTTLGLVVGPRRLLQARGQALGFTRAVSARLGAAPDPATALVEHSALSVAAGQQAADRLLDRGATALLCGSDLVALGAVRAARCRGLSVPEDFSVVGYDDSAVTAFVDPPLTVVRPPAPAMGAAAVTALLDQISGVRLTGREYVFRPELVVRGSTARLRRGA
- a CDS encoding long-chain fatty acid--CoA ligase; amino-acid sequence: MATTTGTLDTSTYPKPADSLARLFYDRVAATPRAEAFRFPTSTGWTSVSWAQAAERVQTLAAGLLALGIQPEERVAIASGTRIEWLYADLAVMCAGAATTAVYPTTGGEDVAYILADSGSRIIFAEDDDQIAKLRAQRDHLPEVIRVVTFDGRADGEWVISLADLETLGAKQLTDHPTSVDDAVAAVRPEHLATLIYTSGTTGRPKGVELPHRCWTYLGAGAEAIKILRRDDLQYLWLPLSHSFGKMLAAVQLQIGFPTAVDGRIDKIVDNVAVIQPTFMAGPPRIYEKVHAKVVQTIQEEGGIKLKLFTWGFGVGDRVARDRLAGRSSSLATKAQFALADRLVLSKVRDRLGGRIRFMVSGSAALSADIAAWFLAAGLVVIEGYALTETGGGACIGDPERPKVGFTGPPLVGSELKIADDGEVLIRGPLVMRGYHNLPEETAQVLSADGWFATGDVGELDAAGRLRVTDRKKDLIKTSGGKYIAPQSIEVTFKAVCPLASQMIVHAEQRSYATALIALDPDALAQWGAAHGRTASDYPTLAADPAVHDYVQTCVEELNGRLNRWETIKGFRILDHDLSVEDDELTPSMKVKRRTMEVKYRSLFDSMYGARPPS
- a CDS encoding patatin-like phospholipase family protein yields the protein MERPRRVALSLGAGGARGYAHIGVLQVLQERGFEVVGIAAASMGALVGGLHAAGRLGDYADWVVTLTQMQVVRMLNVSRGSGGALRADRVLARVNELLDGVAIESLPIPYTAVATDLFARRPVWFQRGPLDVAVRASIAIPGMFSPVVVDGRVLVDGGLMDPMPVTPIAAIPCDLTVAVSLTGERNPHAAVAPAAEDGLMDAWAARIRRGTSTLLENELLRSVVGRLGAEPEPGSGGESAEDAQGEALPPGLRGFDVMTLSLEAMQAVIARYQLASYPPDVHVTISRDACRSIDFHRGAEMIELGRVTTEAALDEAGLVTA